The Vicia villosa cultivar HV-30 ecotype Madison, WI linkage group LG1, Vvil1.0, whole genome shotgun sequence genome includes a region encoding these proteins:
- the LOC131595434 gene encoding uncharacterized protein LOC131595434, with the protein MGFHEKWRNWISECLRSTSVLVLLNGSPTKEFKMDRGLRQGDPLSPFILLIVTEGFNMLMKKAVDSEKLKGFKFERGEYRFTHLQYADDTMIICENSIKAVLLLFQAMSGLKVKFHKSSIVGLNVPQFWIDETASILKFKVDSLPLKFLGLPIWANPNRLDTWNPMVKALKSRLSQWKSSQLSIGGRIVILKSVLFAIPVFFLSFFKAPAGKRVWKNKSERKGLWYEALVNRYGLNNGGMQMEPNDASNWWKNKCQTDIGRFQTENEYSVIVYKQYKRHEKNDKYVIPQYILSNNS; encoded by the exons ATGGGGTTCCACGAGAAATGGAGGAACTGGATTTCAGAATGCTTAAGATCGACTTCAGTTTTAGTGTTACTAAACGGAAGCCCGACAAAAGAATTTAAGATGGATCGTGGCCTACGTCAAGGGGATCCCCTATCtccatttattttgttaattgtaACTGAAGGATTTAATATGTTGATGAAGAAAGCGGTGGATTCGGAGAAATTGAAGGGATTCAAATTTGAGAGAGGCGAGTATCGGTTTACGCATTTGCAATATGCAGATGATACCATGATCATTTGCGAGAATAGTATTAAAGCAGTTTTACTCCTCTTCCAAGCTATGTCCGGATTAAAAGTAAAATTTCATAAGAGTTCGATTGTAGGATTAAATGTTCCCCAGTTTTGGATCGACGAGACAGCAAGCATTTTGAAATTTAAAGTTGATTCTTTACCCTTGAAATTTCTCGGCCTTCCAATTTGGGCGAATCCAAACAGATTAGATACTTGGAATCCAATGGTAAAGGCGCTGAAATCCCGGTTAAGCCAATGGAAGAGCAGCCAGTTATCTATAGGTGGTCGGATTGTGATTTTAAAATCAGTCTTATTTGCGATCCCGGTTTTCTTCCTTTCATTCTTCAAGGCGCCGGCAG GTAAGCGGGTGTGGAAAAACAAATCGGAGAGGAAAGGTCTATGGTACGAAGCTTTAGTGAATAGATACGGTTTGAACAACGGGGGAATGCAGATGGAACCGAACGATGCCTCAAATTGGTGGAAGAACAAATGTCAAACTGATATAGGCAGGTTTCAAACAGAAAATGAGTATTCAGTGATAGTGTACAAACAGTACAAAAGGCATGAAAAGAATGATAAATATGTTATACCACAATACATACTATCTAACAATAGCTAA